From one Streptomyces chromofuscus genomic stretch:
- the glgB gene encoding 1,4-alpha-glucan branching enzyme: MTPRTTSSSSGSDPNVTAEETTAHQEKAAVPKQATAPEETAAPVKATAKKATAKKATTKKAVAKKATAQTAAAKTATAKKAPAKKATAKKRTAEKATAEKAAKKRTAEKAVAEKAATKKAVAKKAAAKKTTTAAKKTTPARKAATAKKTAGKTPAVKAATAPDASGAPSGKAALQPPAVTAVSPALDPADRDRLLTGTHHDPHSVLGAHPAPDGGVIFRVFRPYALSVTVVAGDRRAGLHDDGDGFFSGLVALAEVPEYRLSVEYEGTVLDTEDPYRFLPTLGDLDLHLIGEGRHEQLWRALGAEPLTHQDVTGTRFTVWAPNARGVSLAGGFNHWDGTGFPLRSLGGTGVWELFVPGIGEGELYKFEITRPDGSKTLRADPLARRTQTPPDTSSIVHASHYEWGDAQWLERRGQVPAHEAPLSVYEVHLPSWRPGLTYRQLAEELPAYVRDLGFTHVELMPVAEHPFGGSWGYQVTGFYAPTARLGTPDDFKYLVDALHRAGIGVLMDWVPAHFPRDDWALAEFDGRPLYEHADPLRAAHPDWGTLEFDFGRKEVRNFLVANAVYWCEEFHIDGLRVDAVASMLYLDYSREPGQWTPNEHGGRENLDAVAFLQEMNATVYRRNPGVVTVAEESTAWDGVTRATHHKGPSGFGGLGFGLKWNMGWMHDSLQYMAHEPIHRKYHHHEMTFSMVYAYSENYVLPISHDEVVHGKRSLVSKMPGDWWQQRANHRAYLGFMWAHPGKQLLFMGQEFAQGAEWSEATGPDWWLLDPEYGAEADHRGVRDLVRDLNAVYRHTSALWQCDTYPEGFQWVVGDAADDNVLAFLRHDAAGAPLLAISNFSPVVRHDYRVGVPDEIPAWHETLNTDAARYGGSDVTNPDPVKPEALPWHGRPASVRLTLPPLATVWFQPS; the protein is encoded by the coding sequence GTGACCCCCCGTACCACCTCCTCCTCCAGCGGTTCCGACCCGAACGTGACGGCCGAGGAGACCACGGCCCACCAGGAGAAGGCCGCCGTGCCGAAACAGGCGACCGCACCCGAGGAGACGGCCGCGCCGGTGAAGGCGACGGCGAAGAAGGCGACCGCCAAGAAGGCGACCACGAAGAAGGCCGTGGCGAAGAAGGCGACGGCACAGACGGCGGCGGCGAAGACGGCCACGGCCAAGAAGGCGCCGGCCAAGAAGGCGACCGCGAAGAAGAGGACCGCCGAGAAGGCGACCGCCGAGAAGGCCGCGAAGAAGAGGACCGCCGAGAAGGCCGTCGCCGAGAAGGCCGCGACGAAGAAGGCCGTCGCGAAGAAGGCGGCGGCGAAGAAGACCACCACGGCCGCCAAGAAGACAACGCCCGCCCGGAAGGCCGCGACCGCGAAGAAGACGGCCGGGAAGACCCCGGCCGTCAAGGCGGCCACCGCGCCGGACGCATCCGGCGCCCCGAGCGGGAAAGCCGCCCTCCAACCCCCCGCCGTCACCGCCGTCTCGCCCGCCCTCGACCCCGCCGACCGCGACCGCCTGCTCACCGGCACCCACCACGACCCGCACTCCGTCCTCGGCGCGCACCCGGCACCGGACGGCGGCGTGATCTTCCGCGTCTTCCGCCCCTACGCCCTGTCCGTCACGGTCGTGGCCGGCGACCGGCGGGCCGGACTGCACGACGACGGCGACGGTTTCTTCTCCGGCCTGGTCGCGCTTGCGGAGGTCCCCGAGTACCGGCTGAGCGTGGAGTACGAGGGCACGGTCCTGGACACCGAGGACCCGTACCGCTTCCTGCCCACCCTCGGCGACCTCGACCTGCACCTGATCGGCGAGGGCCGGCACGAGCAGCTCTGGCGGGCGCTCGGCGCCGAGCCGTTGACGCACCAGGACGTCACCGGCACCCGCTTCACGGTGTGGGCGCCGAACGCGCGCGGCGTGAGCCTGGCCGGCGGCTTCAACCACTGGGACGGCACCGGCTTCCCCCTGCGCTCGCTCGGCGGCACCGGCGTCTGGGAGCTCTTCGTGCCCGGCATCGGCGAGGGCGAGCTGTACAAGTTCGAGATCACCCGCCCCGACGGTTCGAAGACCCTGCGCGCCGACCCGCTGGCCCGCCGGACGCAGACCCCGCCGGACACCTCGTCCATCGTGCACGCCTCGCACTACGAGTGGGGCGACGCGCAGTGGCTGGAGCGCCGTGGGCAGGTCCCCGCGCACGAGGCCCCCCTGTCCGTCTACGAGGTCCACCTGCCCTCCTGGCGTCCGGGGCTCACGTACCGGCAGCTCGCCGAGGAACTCCCCGCCTACGTCCGGGACCTCGGCTTCACGCACGTGGAGCTGATGCCGGTCGCCGAGCACCCCTTCGGCGGCTCCTGGGGCTACCAGGTCACCGGTTTCTACGCGCCCACGGCCCGCCTCGGCACCCCGGACGACTTCAAGTACCTCGTCGACGCGCTGCACCGGGCCGGCATCGGCGTCCTCATGGACTGGGTCCCGGCCCACTTCCCGCGGGACGACTGGGCGCTGGCCGAGTTCGACGGGCGCCCGCTGTACGAGCACGCCGACCCGCTGCGCGCCGCGCACCCCGACTGGGGCACGCTGGAGTTCGACTTCGGCCGCAAGGAGGTCCGCAACTTCCTCGTCGCCAACGCGGTGTACTGGTGCGAGGAGTTCCACATCGACGGGCTGCGCGTGGACGCGGTCGCCTCGATGCTCTACCTCGACTACTCGCGCGAGCCGGGCCAGTGGACGCCGAACGAGCACGGCGGCCGGGAGAACCTGGACGCGGTGGCGTTCCTGCAGGAGATGAACGCGACCGTCTACCGGCGCAACCCCGGCGTGGTGACCGTCGCCGAGGAGTCCACCGCCTGGGACGGCGTCACCCGCGCCACCCACCACAAGGGCCCGAGCGGCTTCGGCGGGCTGGGCTTCGGCCTGAAGTGGAACATGGGGTGGATGCACGACTCGTTGCAGTACATGGCGCACGAGCCGATCCACCGCAAGTACCACCACCACGAGATGACGTTCTCGATGGTGTACGCGTACAGCGAGAACTACGTCCTGCCGATCTCCCACGACGAGGTGGTGCACGGCAAGCGCTCGCTGGTGTCGAAGATGCCGGGCGACTGGTGGCAGCAGCGCGCCAACCACCGGGCCTACCTCGGCTTCATGTGGGCCCACCCCGGCAAGCAGCTGCTGTTCATGGGGCAGGAGTTCGCCCAGGGGGCGGAGTGGTCGGAGGCGACCGGCCCGGACTGGTGGCTGCTCGACCCGGAGTACGGCGCCGAGGCCGACCACCGCGGGGTGCGCGACCTGGTCCGTGACCTCAACGCCGTCTACCGCCACACCTCCGCCCTGTGGCAGTGCGACACCTACCCCGAGGGCTTCCAGTGGGTCGTCGGCGACGCCGCCGACGACAACGTCCTGGCCTTCCTCCGCCACGACGCCGCCGGCGCCCCGCTCCTCGCGATCAGCAACTTCTCCCCGGTGGTCCGCCACGACTACCGGGTGGGCGTCCCCGACGAGATCCCGGCCTGGCACGAGACGCTGAACACGGACGCGGCCCGTTACGGCGGCAGCGACGTGACGAACCCCGACCCGGTGAAACCGGAGGCCCTGCCCTGGCACGGCCGCCCGGCCAGCGTCAGGCTGACCCTGCCACCGCTGGCGACGGTGTGGTTCCAGCCGTCGTAG
- a CDS encoding maltokinase N-terminal cap-like domain-containing protein gives MSEAVTRPATTGPGLLPSLHPLLRDWLPRQRWFAGKGRPVTGLSLVAATELLPAGGKLGLYHLLVQVHQPHAPVQATATGTTPVPGDCYQLLIGVREALPPRLAPALIGHVTGGPLAGLTVYEALYDPRPAEVLLEALRTRARIGGLRFDRDPHQEIRPGLVSRAVTAEQSNSSVIYGDTFILKLLRRVVPGVNPDLELPLALAREGCSRVPAPTAWLGAELAGQAYVLGVLQPYVQGATDGWELALRELAKGEDFSAEARSLGRATAEVHTALARALPTVTLGHTQLRSMVDGMLARLDAAAQAVPVLRPYVPGLRSAFEALADLAAEGRTWTAQRVHGDLHLGQCLRSPAGEWSLIDFEGEPARPLAERRMPQPAVRDIAGMLRSFDYAAHSVQPSVPGWADHCRAAYCSGYAEAAGRDPRTDPVLLRAHETDKAVYEVVYEARHRPDWLSVPLSAIRRLASNRPT, from the coding sequence ATGTCGGAAGCAGTCACCCGTCCCGCCACGACCGGCCCCGGCCTTCTCCCGTCGCTGCATCCACTGCTGCGGGACTGGCTGCCACGACAGCGCTGGTTCGCCGGCAAGGGACGTCCGGTCACCGGGCTCTCGCTGGTGGCGGCCACCGAACTGCTCCCCGCCGGGGGCAAGCTCGGCCTGTACCACCTGCTCGTGCAGGTGCACCAGCCGCACGCCCCGGTCCAGGCCACCGCCACCGGCACCACCCCGGTTCCCGGCGACTGCTACCAGCTCCTGATCGGCGTGCGCGAGGCACTGCCTCCCCGGCTGGCACCCGCGCTGATCGGCCATGTGACCGGGGGCCCGCTCGCCGGGCTGACGGTGTACGAGGCCCTGTACGACCCCCGGCCCGCCGAGGTGCTGCTCGAGGCACTGCGCACCCGGGCCCGCATCGGCGGCCTCCGCTTCGACCGCGACCCGCACCAGGAGATCCGGCCCGGACTGGTCAGCCGCGCGGTGACCGCCGAGCAGTCCAACTCCTCGGTGATATACGGCGATACGTTCATCCTGAAACTGCTCCGCCGTGTCGTGCCCGGCGTCAACCCCGACCTGGAGCTGCCGCTCGCGCTGGCCCGCGAGGGCTGCTCCCGGGTGCCCGCGCCGACGGCGTGGCTGGGGGCGGAGCTGGCGGGACAGGCGTACGTCCTCGGTGTCCTCCAGCCCTACGTCCAGGGCGCCACCGACGGCTGGGAGCTGGCGCTGCGCGAGCTGGCCAAGGGCGAGGACTTCAGCGCCGAGGCGCGGTCCCTCGGCCGGGCCACCGCCGAGGTGCACACGGCGCTGGCGCGCGCCCTGCCGACCGTCACCCTCGGTCACACCCAGCTGCGCTCGATGGTCGACGGCATGCTCGCACGCCTCGACGCCGCCGCCCAGGCGGTGCCCGTGCTGCGGCCGTACGTCCCGGGGCTGCGCTCCGCGTTCGAGGCGCTGGCCGACCTCGCGGCCGAGGGCCGGACGTGGACCGCTCAGCGCGTCCACGGCGACCTGCATCTCGGGCAGTGCCTGCGCTCGCCGGCCGGCGAGTGGTCGCTGATCGACTTCGAGGGCGAACCGGCCCGGCCGCTCGCCGAACGCCGGATGCCGCAGCCGGCGGTGCGGGACATCGCCGGGATGCTCCGTTCGTTCGACTACGCGGCCCACTCCGTGCAGCCGTCGGTGCCGGGCTGGGCGGACCACTGCCGGGCCGCGTACTGCTCCGGGTACGCCGAGGCAGCCGGCCGCGATCCGCGGACCGACCCCGTGCTGCTGCGTGCCCATGAGACCGACAAGGCCGTTTACGAGGTCGTCTACGAGGCCCGGCACCGCCCCGACTGGCTCTCCGTGCCGCTGTCGGCGATACGGCGCCTCGCCTCGAACCGACCGACCTGA
- a CDS encoding HelD family protein translates to MRREQEFIDGLYARVDVLRGDAEVSVTDALAQGDKPMQARLERDILVAERSGLLAALNAVDGSLCFGRIDLTSGAGHHIGRIGLRADDAERTPILIDWRAEVARPFYLATGHTPMGLSRRRHISTDGRRVTALHDEFLDVADATRTGYEDPSGDAVLLAALNSARTGRMADIVQTIQAEQDEIIRAPHRGVLVVEGGPGTGKTAVALHRAAYLLYEHRELLAKRAVLIVGPNPAFLGYIGEVLPSLGETGVLLATVGELFPGVKATATDTPEAAAVKGRAEMADVLAAVVRDRQALPDPVVAIEHDREVLMLDDGLVGVARERTRAAKLPHNAAREHFEGHILNTLTELYAERVGTDPYDGSNLLDAGDITQIRDEIADNPEVWSAIDRLWPVLTPQRLVADFLAEPEGYVADADAAAIRRPVTRAWTVADVPLLDEAAELLGEDDRVARSRAERERERQVSYAQGVLDVSYASRTYEYEDKEDEDSEVLSAHDIIDAERFAERHEEDDHRSAAERAAADRTWAFGHIIVDEAQELSPMAWRLLMRRSPTRSMTLVGDPVQTAEAAGVGSWAKILTPYVEDRYEHTRLGVNYRTPAEIMDLAAAVVRAEHPDFVPPSSVRSTGVRPWIRATDDLPGAVAKAVGELTPAEGRLAVIAPRELHRRLAAHLDGVTAGAEPDLTRTVVLLDPRQAKGLEFDSVLVVEPGRYGTSDLYVALTRATQRLGVLHTGPLPRGLAEGAAAAA, encoded by the coding sequence ATGCGCCGCGAGCAGGAATTCATCGACGGGCTGTACGCGCGGGTCGACGTGCTGCGCGGCGACGCCGAGGTCTCCGTCACGGACGCGCTCGCACAGGGCGACAAGCCGATGCAGGCACGCCTGGAACGGGACATCCTGGTCGCCGAGCGGTCGGGGCTGCTCGCCGCCCTGAACGCGGTGGACGGCTCGCTCTGCTTCGGCCGGATCGACCTGACCTCCGGCGCCGGCCACCACATCGGCCGGATCGGCCTGCGCGCCGACGACGCCGAGCGCACGCCGATCCTGATCGACTGGCGCGCCGAGGTCGCCCGCCCCTTCTACCTGGCCACCGGTCACACCCCGATGGGCCTCAGCCGCCGTCGGCACATCTCCACCGACGGCCGTCGGGTCACCGCCCTGCACGACGAGTTCCTCGACGTCGCGGACGCCACCCGGACCGGCTACGAGGACCCCAGCGGCGACGCCGTCCTGCTCGCCGCGCTGAACTCCGCGCGCACCGGCCGGATGGCCGACATCGTGCAGACCATCCAGGCCGAGCAGGACGAGATCATCCGCGCCCCGCACCGGGGCGTCCTGGTCGTCGAGGGCGGCCCCGGCACCGGCAAGACGGCGGTGGCCCTGCACCGGGCCGCGTACCTCCTGTACGAGCACCGGGAACTGCTCGCCAAGCGTGCCGTCCTCATCGTCGGCCCCAACCCCGCCTTCCTCGGCTACATCGGCGAGGTGCTGCCGTCGCTGGGCGAGACGGGCGTGCTGCTGGCGACGGTCGGGGAACTCTTCCCCGGCGTGAAGGCGACGGCGACCGACACCCCGGAGGCGGCCGCGGTCAAGGGCCGCGCCGAGATGGCCGACGTGCTCGCCGCCGTCGTACGGGACCGGCAGGCGCTGCCCGACCCGGTCGTCGCCATCGAGCACGACCGCGAGGTCCTGATGCTCGACGACGGTCTCGTCGGCGTCGCACGTGAGCGGACGCGCGCCGCGAAGCTGCCGCACAACGCGGCCCGCGAGCACTTCGAGGGGCACATCCTCAACACGCTCACCGAGCTGTACGCCGAGCGGGTCGGCACCGACCCGTACGACGGCTCCAACCTGCTCGACGCCGGCGACATCACCCAGATCCGCGACGAGATCGCCGACAACCCCGAGGTCTGGTCGGCCATCGACCGGCTGTGGCCGGTGCTCACCCCGCAACGGCTCGTCGCGGACTTCCTCGCCGAGCCCGAGGGGTACGTCGCCGACGCCGACGCCGCCGCGATCCGGCGGCCGGTGACGCGGGCGTGGACCGTGGCGGACGTACCGCTGCTCGACGAGGCGGCCGAACTGCTGGGCGAGGACGACCGGGTCGCGCGGTCGCGGGCGGAACGCGAGCGGGAGCGGCAGGTGTCGTACGCCCAGGGCGTGCTCGACGTGTCGTACGCCTCCCGGACGTACGAGTACGAGGACAAGGAGGACGAGGACAGCGAGGTGCTGTCCGCGCACGACATCATCGACGCCGAGCGGTTCGCCGAGCGGCACGAGGAGGACGACCACCGCAGCGCGGCGGAGCGGGCGGCGGCCGACCGCACCTGGGCCTTCGGGCACATCATCGTCGACGAGGCGCAGGAGCTGTCGCCGATGGCGTGGCGGCTGCTGATGCGGCGCAGCCCGACGCGGTCGATGACGCTGGTGGGCGATCCGGTGCAGACGGCGGAGGCGGCGGGGGTCGGCTCCTGGGCGAAGATCCTGACGCCCTATGTCGAGGACCGCTACGAGCACACGCGCCTGGGCGTCAACTACCGTACGCCCGCCGAGATCATGGACCTCGCCGCGGCGGTCGTCCGGGCGGAGCACCCGGACTTCGTACCGCCGAGTTCCGTACGGTCCACCGGTGTACGTCCCTGGATCCGGGCCACCGACGACCTGCCCGGCGCGGTCGCCAAGGCGGTCGGGGAACTGACCCCCGCCGAGGGCCGGCTGGCCGTCATCGCCCCGCGCGAGCTGCACCGGCGCCTCGCCGCACACCTGGACGGCGTGACGGCGGGCGCCGAGCCCGACCTGACGCGGACCGTCGTCCTGCTGGACCCCCGTCAGGCCAAGGGCCTGGAGTTCGACTCGGTGCTCGTCGTCGAGCCGGGCCGGTACGGCACGAGCGACCTGTACGTCGCCCTGACCCGCGCGACGCAGCGGCTGGGGGTGCTGCACACGGGCCCGCTGCCGCGGGGGCTGGCCGAGGGCGCCGCGGCAGCGGCCTGA
- a CDS encoding cation:dicarboxylate symporter family transporter: MTSAADTAPATPRAKRDRTHYLYIAVIVAVALGIAVGLAAPDFAVELKPIGTGFVNLIKMMISPIIFCTIVLGIGSVRKAAKVGAVGGIALAYFLVMSLVALAIGLVVGNILDPGTGLALTDSVRETGQAQVDAEAKDTTEFLLGIIPTTIVSAFTEGEVLQALLIALLAGFALQAMGPAGQPILRGIEHIQRLVFRILAMIMWAAPIGAFGAIAAVTGSAGIDALKSLAVLMLGFYVTCFLFVFIVLGALLRIISGLNIFTLFTYLGREFLLILSTSSSESALPRLIAKMEHLGVSKPVVGITVPTGYSFNLDGTMIYMTMASLFIADAMGTPMGIGEQISLLLFLLVASKGAAGVTGAGLATLAGGLQSHKPALVDGVGLIVGIDRFMSEARALTNFAGNAVATVLIGTWTKEIDKERVGEVLAGRAPFDEKTLLDDGHGGHGAAPADDTDLPDRRAGRGEPEGEKELAKA; encoded by the coding sequence GTGACCAGCGCAGCCGACACGGCACCTGCCACACCCCGCGCCAAGCGGGACCGCACCCACTATCTCTACATCGCCGTGATCGTCGCGGTCGCACTCGGCATCGCCGTGGGCCTGGCCGCTCCGGACTTCGCCGTGGAGCTGAAGCCCATAGGCACCGGATTCGTGAACCTGATCAAGATGATGATCTCGCCGATCATCTTCTGCACCATCGTGCTCGGTATCGGTTCCGTGCGGAAAGCCGCGAAGGTCGGCGCGGTCGGCGGAATCGCCCTCGCCTACTTCCTGGTGATGTCGCTGGTGGCGCTCGCCATCGGCCTGGTCGTCGGCAACATCCTCGACCCGGGCACCGGCCTCGCCCTCACCGACTCCGTCCGGGAGACCGGTCAGGCGCAGGTGGACGCGGAGGCCAAGGACACCACCGAGTTCCTGCTCGGCATCATCCCGACCACCATCGTCTCCGCCTTCACCGAGGGCGAGGTACTCCAGGCCCTGCTCATCGCGCTGCTCGCCGGGTTCGCGCTGCAGGCCATGGGCCCGGCCGGACAGCCGATCCTGCGCGGCATCGAGCACATCCAGCGGCTCGTCTTCCGCATCCTCGCGATGATCATGTGGGCCGCCCCGATCGGTGCCTTCGGCGCCATCGCCGCCGTCACCGGTTCCGCCGGCATCGACGCGCTCAAGAGCCTCGCCGTGCTGATGCTCGGCTTCTACGTCACCTGCTTCCTGTTCGTCTTCATCGTGCTCGGCGCGCTGCTGCGGATCATCTCGGGCCTGAACATCTTCACGCTCTTCACGTACCTGGGCCGTGAGTTCCTGCTGATCCTGTCCACCTCCTCCTCCGAGTCCGCGCTGCCGCGACTCATCGCGAAGATGGAGCACCTGGGCGTCAGCAAGCCGGTGGTCGGCATCACCGTCCCGACCGGCTACTCCTTCAACCTCGACGGCACCATGATCTACATGACCATGGCGTCCCTGTTCATCGCCGACGCCATGGGGACGCCGATGGGCATCGGCGAGCAGATCTCGCTGCTGCTCTTCCTGCTGGTCGCCTCCAAGGGCGCCGCCGGTGTCACGGGCGCGGGCCTCGCCACCCTCGCGGGCGGCCTCCAGTCGCACAAGCCCGCCCTGGTGGACGGCGTCGGTCTCATCGTCGGCATCGACCGCTTCATGAGCGAGGCCCGTGCCCTCACCAACTTCGCGGGCAACGCCGTCGCCACCGTGCTGATCGGCACCTGGACCAAGGAGATCGACAAGGAGCGGGTGGGCGAGGTGCTCGCGGGCCGGGCGCCGTTCGACGAGAAGACGCTGTTGGACGACGGGCACGGCGGCCACGGCGCGGCTCCCGCCGACGACACGGACTTGCCCGACCGGCGCGCGGGTCGGGGCGAGCCGGAGGGCGAGAAGGAACTCGCCAAGGCGTAG
- a CDS encoding sensor histidine kinase — translation MRIRVPTPRSLAGQLFAMQAVLIAVLVIGYALFTYVSDRSQAEDAAGRQAMAVARSIADSPSVREAIRTSDPTAALQPYAVHVMRDTDVDFVTIMDPRGIRWTHPDPTRIGGRFLGHIEPALRGESFTETYTGTLGPSVRAVTPVHDGRRIVGLVSAGIRVETISERVRGQLTALIGAAGGALALGAVGTYVVNARLRRHTHGMNAAELSRMHDYHQAALHAVREGLLMLDGQYRVALINDGGRELLGVSGDVVGRSVADLGLPAPLTGALLASEPRVDEVHLTADRVLVVNTSPVSGGERRGAVVTLRDVTELQSLMGELDSERGFTQALRSQAHEAANRLHTVVSLIELGRADEAVDFATAELELAQALTDQVVAAVSEPVLAALLLGKTAQANERGVELVVSEDSGLDDGLLPPSLSARDLVTILGNLIDNAVDAAQGSARARVTVTAYTAAGELVLRVADTGEGVDPGHTERVFQRGFSTKPAGPGGRGLGLALVRQAVHRHGGTLAVAAAREGGAEFEVRLPLAKDATGTSPETAGPTPGTASPPTSDTAGATPDDAGTTPGAPDAAGTAAGGPVGGRA, via the coding sequence ATGCGCATCCGTGTACCGACACCCCGCAGCCTGGCCGGCCAGCTCTTCGCCATGCAGGCCGTGCTGATCGCGGTGCTCGTCATCGGATACGCCCTGTTCACCTACGTCAGCGACCGCAGCCAGGCCGAGGACGCGGCGGGCCGCCAGGCGATGGCGGTGGCCCGCTCGATCGCCGACTCCCCTTCGGTGCGGGAGGCGATCCGCACCTCCGATCCGACGGCCGCGCTCCAGCCGTACGCCGTGCACGTGATGCGGGACACGGACGTCGACTTCGTCACGATCATGGACCCGCGGGGCATCCGCTGGACCCACCCCGACCCGACCCGGATCGGCGGCCGCTTCCTCGGTCACATCGAACCCGCCCTGCGGGGCGAGTCCTTCACCGAGACCTACACGGGGACCCTCGGCCCGTCCGTCCGCGCGGTCACCCCGGTGCACGACGGCCGGCGCATCGTCGGCCTGGTCAGCGCGGGCATCCGGGTGGAGACGATCAGCGAACGGGTACGGGGCCAGCTCACCGCCCTGATCGGCGCCGCCGGCGGCGCCCTCGCCCTGGGCGCGGTCGGCACGTACGTCGTCAACGCCCGCCTGCGCCGCCACACCCACGGCATGAACGCGGCCGAGCTGAGCCGTATGCACGACTACCACCAGGCGGCCCTGCACGCCGTGCGCGAAGGGCTGCTGATGCTCGACGGCCAGTACCGGGTGGCGCTGATCAACGACGGCGGGCGGGAACTGCTCGGCGTGAGCGGTGACGTCGTGGGCCGCTCGGTGGCCGACCTGGGCCTGCCGGCCCCGCTGACCGGCGCGCTGCTGGCGTCGGAGCCGCGGGTGGACGAGGTGCATCTGACGGCCGACCGGGTGCTCGTGGTCAACACCTCACCGGTGTCGGGCGGGGAGCGGCGGGGCGCGGTCGTGACCCTGCGCGACGTGACCGAACTGCAGTCGCTGATGGGCGAACTGGACTCGGAGCGCGGCTTCACCCAGGCCCTGCGCTCCCAGGCGCACGAGGCGGCCAACCGGCTGCACACCGTGGTGTCCCTGATCGAACTCGGCCGCGCGGACGAGGCCGTCGACTTCGCGACGGCGGAACTGGAGCTGGCCCAGGCCCTGACCGACCAGGTGGTCGCGGCGGTGAGCGAGCCGGTTCTCGCCGCGCTGCTGCTCGGCAAGACGGCCCAGGCCAACGAGCGGGGCGTGGAACTGGTGGTGTCGGAGGACAGCGGCCTGGACGACGGGCTGCTGCCGCCGTCGCTGTCCGCGCGGGACCTGGTGACCATCCTGGGCAACCTGATCGACAACGCGGTGGACGCGGCGCAGGGCAGCGCGCGGGCCCGGGTGACGGTGACGGCGTACACGGCGGCCGGGGAGCTGGTCCTGCGGGTGGCGGACACCGGGGAGGGCGTGGACCCGGGGCACACGGAGCGGGTCTTCCAGCGGGGCTTCTCGACGAAGCCGGCCGGTCCCGGCGGGCGGGGACTGGGGCTGGCGCTGGTCCGGCAGGCGGTGCACCGGCACGGCGGGACACTGGCGGTCGCGGCGGCTCGTGAGGGCGGGGCGGAGTTCGAGGTGCGGTTGCCGTTGGCGAAGGACGCAACCGGGACCAGCCCGGAGACCGCGGGGCCCACCCCGGGCACAGCCTCGCCCCCCACCTCGGACACCGCGGGCGCCACCCCGGACGATGCCGGGACCACTCCGGGCGCCCCGGACGCGGCGGGTACGGCCGCCGGTGGGCCCGTGGGAGGCCGCGCATGA
- a CDS encoding MerR family transcriptional regulator, with product MRIGELAERAGTTTRTLRYYEARGLLPARRDANGYRDYDERDLRLLRQIRTLQDFGFDLEETRPFVECLRAGHPEGDSCPASLAVYRRKLDELDALIGELQAVRAQVGAQLARAERARDELAAEAAVPGGPEPECELGGRQ from the coding sequence ATGCGCATCGGCGAGCTGGCCGAACGGGCCGGGACCACCACGAGGACGCTGCGGTACTACGAGGCGCGAGGGCTGCTGCCCGCGCGCCGCGACGCCAACGGGTACCGGGACTACGACGAGCGGGACCTGAGGCTGCTGAGGCAGATCAGGACGTTGCAGGACTTCGGGTTCGACCTGGAGGAGACGCGGCCCTTCGTGGAGTGTCTGCGGGCCGGGCACCCCGAGGGCGACTCCTGCCCGGCCTCGCTCGCGGTCTACCGGCGCAAGCTGGACGAACTCGACGCGCTGATCGGCGAGCTGCAGGCCGTGCGGGCGCAGGTGGGCGCGCAGCTGGCGCGTGCCGAACGGGCGCGGGACGAGCTGGCCGCCGAGGCGGCGGTTCCGGGGGGTCCGGAACCGGAGTGCGAGCTGGGAGGGCGGCAGTGA
- a CDS encoding thioredoxin family protein, translated as MAEVTDADFAAEVIGSELPVLVEFTADWCPPCRQMAPVLSALATEEGERLKVVQLDVDHNPETTNAYKVLSMPTFLVFRGGEPVKSMVGARPKRRLLEEIADAL; from the coding sequence GTGGCCGAGGTGACGGACGCGGACTTCGCGGCGGAGGTGATCGGGTCCGAGCTGCCGGTGCTGGTGGAGTTCACCGCGGACTGGTGCCCACCGTGCCGGCAGATGGCGCCGGTGCTGAGCGCGCTGGCGACGGAGGAGGGGGAGCGGCTGAAGGTGGTGCAGCTGGACGTGGACCACAATCCGGAGACGACCAACGCCTACAAGGTGCTGTCCATGCCGACCTTCCTGGTCTTCCGCGGCGGTGAGCCGGTGAAGTCCATGGTCGGGGCCCGCCCCAAGCGGCGGCTGCTGGAGGAGATCGCCGACGCGCTGTGA